GGCAgccaaaaacagagaaaataagCAAATTTCTACGGCTATCTATAATTCCCTGAAAATTCAGATTCGAGAGCAGATTTATTGTTGTACCTTTTCTGTTAAAGAAGGCTACCATAGGTTAACAAACACTGAGAAATATGCAATTTTCATCCCTTTTTCAGACTGATGTTAGCAGATGCAGAACTCATAAAGACAAGATAGAGTCCCAACCTAACAAACCTGCGCCAATGTTCATTTCACAGGTATCATCAATAGCAtgactcagttaaaaaaaaaaattcagctcTCAAACTCGGGGATATCAATGTACTCCATACACTAAACATTAAGCTAAATCAATAGAAGGATAAACAAGTTTCGGCAACaaaatacagtttttttttaagggtgcAAGCAGCAAATAAACAGCTGCCTCCTTCATCTAGAACCTTAAGCCATAATCTTGGCGGACCTCACATAGAGGCTATCAACAACCTTGCCAACATTGGAAATGGTTTCCAATGTAGCTGGGTAGATTGCATCTGTTTTAGGATCATCAAAAATGACGAGGCATCCAGCACCTTGGTCTAAAGTCCCAGCAAATTTTTTATCCAGAATCATCTGAGATAGTTTCTTTTCCACATGATCCACGGACAGTTCAATCAGATCTGCAATGTGAGCAATCTCAACCCTTGAGAATGGCTCGATCAACCTGCAGAGGTTCTGCTCTAGTAAAGTGTCATATAGGGATGAGAGATGTCGGTGCACAATTGGGTCTTCCTCTAGTTGGGCCTTAAAATCCCGAAGTGCAGTCTCAAAGAGCTTCAAGGAGCGCTTCGCATGAGCATCAGCGACAGCTTTCATTGCATCCAGCTCAGGCCCCACATATTGTAGCCCTGCTTTGGATGATATTATTCCTGCAACATCATCAGCTTGGCTCACCATTATTTTGCACAACAGCATATACTTGAGGCTAAATACTGCTCGGGGATCTTCAAGAGCATTGAAAGCTTCAAATGCTTCAAAGAAGTAGCTGTAAGCAGTTTTGTAATCCTTCTCTTCTGCATGAAGGATCCCACTCTGCAAATCTATAGTACCTTGTTGAGCTGGAGGCACATAAATTGCATTGGCTGCTGTTCTTGCTGCCGTTAGTGCAGCCTTGGCTTTAGGGAGGTTTCTTAGAGAAAAGTGGAGCTTGCTCTCCAGCAAGTCTATGTCCACAAGAAGAAGCTTGTCGTCCAATCTTCTCACCTCCTTGATCAGCCCGGAAAGCAGGTTTAATGCTTCTGAATACTCTTTATTTTCCATCAAAAGTGCTGCCAGTCTTGCTTCAACTCGCTGCCTAAGAAAAGTTCGCTTCTCAGCACGAGTCCACTGCACCATCTCTTTGCACAGAGAAATCTGGAGATCAGAAGTGCCTGGTATTTTAGCTACTGCATCAATAACCCCACGAACAATTTTTGCAGTTTTTGCCTTGGGaatcaaagcaaaaaaaggCCTCAACAGGGTCAGAAGGCTTCGAAGCTCCTCTGCTCGGTTCTCCTGTCTGAGAAGATCCGAGAGATTCGTGATAGCCTGTTCCTTAATCCTGAGTGATTCAGGAGAAGATGATGGGTTCTCTAGTATGCGGTACAAGATTGAAATGCCTTCAGAAGGATTTTTCGCTTCTAAAGCCTGGTCAATCGAATCCGTAGTTGCAGGGAGATACGGTGTGGACATGGTGAATGCTTTGAAATATCCAATTCctgcaaaatgaaaatttatttgatatttgcaACCTTGCCTCGAGCAACGAAAACTGATGGTACATAATAAAAGTGCGCATATGCCCATAGAAGAAGTGCTTGCAAGATAATCTAGAGCCTAAGGGTGACTTCTCTTTGCACATGCttaagtgtaaaaaaaaaacaaaaaaacaaacaataggACACTGAAATCACATAGAGAAAGAGGACTCAATTATGCAACTGGGTTTACTTGTAAAATCCAGAACAGTAACAAATCCTCAAAGGGTAAGATGTAGTAAGTTCTCTGATCACAAATCAATCGAAAAACTAATGTTATAGCATGACAGTCTTCGAAGAAAATCAAAGGAGGCACGAAGAATCAAGATGCAAGActtttctcaaattaaaaacatttgctTGTTTACGATGAGATAAGCGAATCGATAAGGAAAATATCGA
This window of the Populus trichocarpa isolate Nisqually-1 chromosome 13, P.trichocarpa_v4.1, whole genome shotgun sequence genome carries:
- the LOC7473282 gene encoding 26S proteasome non-ATPase regulatory subunit 11 homolog, which produces MSTPYLPATTDSIDQALEAKNPSEGISILYRILENPSSSPESLRIKEQAITNLSDLLRQENRAEELRSLLTLLRPFFALIPKAKTAKIVRGVIDAVAKIPGTSDLQISLCKEMVQWTRAEKRTFLRQRVEARLAALLMENKEYSEALNLLSGLIKEVRRLDDKLLLVDIDLLESKLHFSLRNLPKAKAALTAARTAANAIYVPPAQQGTIDLQSGILHAEEKDYKTAYSYFFEAFEAFNALEDPRAVFSLKYMLLCKIMVSQADDVAGIISSKAGLQYVGPELDAMKAVADAHAKRSLKLFETALRDFKAQLEEDPIVHRHLSSLYDTLLEQNLCRLIEPFSRVEIAHIADLIELSVDHVEKKLSQMILDKKFAGTLDQGAGCLVIFDDPKTDAIYPATLETISNVGKVVDSLYVRSAKIMA